The Trichoderma breve strain T069 chromosome 2, whole genome shotgun sequence DNA segment ctgctggagaagaagaagaaagaagaagaagatgatgatgatgtaccCATTTGTGGCAACTTTTTTGAAGGTGACGAATacgtttttcttcttttgccttgcctttcATCATTACTTTTACTTCCATCTTATCCCATCTACTATCTCTACTTCCGTCTACTATTTCTACTTGCATCtactctctctccttctgtCTACTACTTCTACGTACATCTACTCTCTCTACTTCCATCGATCTTCATCTATTTCCTCTACTTCCATTTACCTCCATCTACTGCCTCTACTGTCATTCATTCTTTGGGACAATCCGAGATGCCCAAAGCCGTGGCCGTGGAAGCTTCCGCCTCTGAGGTTTTGCCGGCCGTGGTGCCGAGGGCACCCTTTCGCGGAGGCAGTTCGCCCTTTTTTCTGCGGGTGGCCGTCCTGCCCTTGAGGCAGATGAGCAGCGGCTGGCCAAGGCATAGGCAaaggcacaggcacaggcacaggcacaggtctagcaggaggaagagctggataTGCAAATAGACGGCGCTGATGCATCAACCGAGTTTTGCAATAGTCCAAGGTGCTTGGAAGTGTTCGTGGAAGGTTCGTGGGGGTCAAACAAAATGTGCTGCTCGGGCTGCAAGTACTCGGCGTCACCTTGTTTGGTCGTGCTCGCTGTGGTGGAAAGAGGCTATCTAAAATAGCCATATAGCAGTCAGCTTTGTTGTTCAAGATGGGGTGgtgtcttcatcatcttgcccGCGGTTTGATGGCGTAGTCTTTGCGGAGAGTGCGTCGACTGCAAGGGCCCAGTCGAGAAGCGCTTGAAGGGATATGTTGGAACCACCCTGCCTGGAGCATTTTCAGACTTCACCGTCGTCGATGCTCGCTATGCCGTCGTTCTTCCAGATACGATGAGCTTTGTTACCGCTGCTCCGTTGACTTGTGCAGGAGCTACAGCGTGGAGAGCAGTTCAGTCGACAAAGGCGCAGCCAGGAGAATGGATCGGTATCGTTGGTAGCGGAGGTGGTTTGGGTAACTATTCTCTTGTATCAGCGTAGCTTGAGATCACATCCTGACAACTCTCGAACAGGTCATCTCGCCATCCAATTTGCCGTCAAGGCAGGCGTCAACGTAATCGCTGTAGATGCCCGCGAAGAAGGCCTTGAGTTGTCGAGAGAATGTGGAGCTCAACTCGTGCTTGATGCCCGCAAAGGAGATGAACAACTGACAACCGCTATAACAGAAGCTATTGGGGATGATAAGATTAAAGCGACTATCGTACTGTCAGACCACGAGACAGCGTGTGATACCGCTTGTGCAATCACTCGACCTCATGGGACCATCATTCAGGTGGCTCAGCCTCTACGAGTGTCGTTTCCCTTTcgcgccatcatcttcaaggacCTGCATTTCGAGGGATCGTTGGTGTCAGGTCAGAAAGAACTCGAGGACATGATCCATTTCGTGTTGAAGCACAAGATTCGTGTCAAAACCAACATTTACGAAGATCTCGACTCTGTCAATCTCGTAGCTGATGCTGCGCGTTCGGGGAAAGTGAGCGggaagctggtggtggtCTTGGATCGCGCGGCTGTCGAAGctgacaaggccaaagatTGCTGGTAGGATTTGATGCTTAAGATCAACGCTAATCGTTCGTGGTCtcattgaagaagagaggtgGAAAAGGCATGGAAAATTACTCGCAAAGACGGAGCAGCTGTGCTGGTCATCTTGCGAAACCAGTATGTGTACCATCTATACTGTGTGAATTATTGGAGAGCACTGTTTCACCGTAGCCATTGTCTACAGGTTGTGGAGGAATGATTACCTCTGCCGTCTGGCTCGTTGCTGAAACTGGTATTGTGCAATCTCTATATTTACGCATAGTTGAACAAGGACTGAGAATAGAAGCAAAGGATACATGCAGGTAGAAAACTCAGTGAATGGCACTATACATCAAGCATGTCGCCAAAATGCATGTATTTTGGCATCCTACTCTTTCGCCTTCTTCACTGCTCGGATCATGactgaggctgaggttgtTGAGCCTGCTACTGAAACTGATGCTTCAAGTACTTGTAGTGCTGCACTTGGGCTAGCGATTGTTTTGCATGTGCTAGATTGTGAATACTCCTGATACTTCTGGAGTCGGTATTAGGTCCTTTAGAGAGTAGTTGGTACTGTCGCGCGACGCAACCTTCacctcctttttcttgttcctcGCCCGCTTCGACCACCTCGAATTATGGTGCCGACAATAGACCTCGATAgggtagatgtagtagatgtggtagatgtagtagatgtggtagatgtagtagatgtagtagatgtgGTAATAAACACTTGTTAAGCTAGGTTTACGAAAGCTGGTAAATGTGGGTTTTAaagacaacagcaacatcatCTGAGAGTAGAATCAGCTTCCAAATCCTCGCCCCCCGCAACGGACATTGCAggtccttcttctccttcttcttctccttcttgcccttgggcCACAGGCCCAACCAGCGCGGGGTCTggtgcagcggcagcagcagcatcagcatcagcagcggtggtggtggccagGAGGGAGTCGATGCCCTCCTCCACCAGTCTTTGCATCTGCACGCGGGACAGCGTGCCACGGGCCCCAGCCCCAACAAACCCAGGCAAACGCACAATTCCACCTCGGTCTCTTCCCCCATCAcctcccccccccccccccccccccccctcttcatcctctttcTGTCCATCCCCGTCCTCCTCCACGGCCACTCCAGCCACTATTCTGCCCTTGCTGGGTCCCTTCCTGCGCCGTTGGCGCCGACAACACTCTCACAAGCTCCTGCAGCTCGAGTACGGGCATTCTAATACGTAGATGTTAGTACCAGACTCTGTATGCTAAGCATGGACAGTGggaagatggtgatgtgCCACTTACGCGATACTGTAATTGTTTtttctaaaaaaaaaaaaaaaaaatccttcTGGCAAGTTAGTAGGGCTCGCTATCGGTCGAGTGCGTGTCAAATTTACtcaaagagagagagagcaagaggttgagagcaagagagatAGAAAGTGATATAAATAGATAGAAAGcgatagagagagatagagggagagggggggggacagaaagagagggggggggacagaaagagagcgggagagagacagacagagagagtgcgtgtgtgtgtgtgtgtgtgtgtgcctgcgtctgcgtctgcgtATGTGAAAACAAGTATAACAACACGACTATATATTCTATGGTTAGTCAATAATCTGCAACGATGTTCTTGGTGATGATCAAGATTGAATGGGGGGTTGTTGGGGCAGAAGACGGGGGGCACACTCCGAATGATGAGGTCGCTCATACAAGATGCAACTGgtggaggggagagagaggagaggagagaaagagtgCAGTAGAAATAGCAATTCAAAGTGGAAAAGAACAGAAGTGCGTAGAAAAGAGtagatgaaaagaaaacgagagCCAAACTTTGGCTCGTTTGCACCTGTCCTGGACATTCAGGCCCCAAGGCGGTCAAACAGCCGGCTGCTACTTGCCGTCTGGGAAGACACGGAGGTGCAATTTGTCCTTCGGGCTGTAATTGTTCATGcacctgtacctgtacttgtacctgtagACCAAGGCTCTCCCAAACAACTAAAGTTATCTCATGGATGGACTACCTGAATACTCACAGGTATCACCGACATATTGGAACAGTTCAACGGATCTTCACTGTCTAATTGCATCAACAAACGGTCCAAATATCTCGAATCTCATATTCATTCACAGTCAGAGTCAGGCACTAGGTCGCAGGTTAAGAGTACCAAGTCTTGATCTTCTGCATTTAGCTGCATGGAACTATTCAAGGTGCAGGGTTCCATGGCAGAATCTTTCTACAGAGTCCAAATGCGCATATTATTGGCTTCTTTATCCCTAACCGCCGAAATGGAACGATCCAATCGTCTGGTTAGCTGCTCCAATAAAATCTCCCAGTTCCTTCGTAGCTTCATCCGCGCAGCTAGGCGCCAGCGTGATGATTTTAGATCCAAGCCCAAAGACGCCAATCGTCAAGACACGCAAGATGTTGGAGAAGTTTCCAGCATCAGTCACGTTCACCTTGGACAAGATGGGTTCTTTTTCCATGAAGACACCGAACAGCTCTTGAGTTACGTTGACAAACTGCGACGATACGTTTCGAATTAGAGATGTTCATAAAGCGACAGATGTTGGaggatacatgtacttacaCCACTGAAGGAATCGCAGAGGCCTTGCTGGTCAGTAATGGCGGAGGGGACGCTGAGTGCTGCGACTTCCTTGCCAATATCCGCGATGATGTCTTTCAAATCATCAACGATGATGGTGAAATCAGCCGTTTGCTAAACCGCAAGTCAGTCTATCAATTTACATGTTGAGGCGATCCGAAAAGGTAGGCGTACTGATTCGTTCAGACCTCCTACCAAGCCCAGCAGGTCCGACGACAGCTCGGTGATGTTCTTGATACCACTTATGCCGTCTGTTGGTAAGTCTGTTGGTACGTCTGGTACCATTGTGGTTTGTGCCTGGCTTATAGACAGCAGGGCGGTCATGAGGGTGAGAGACTTGAACTGCATATTGGCGGCTTCTAGGCGATTGCTTGTATAGGTAGGTGTTTGTGGGATGATGATTTCTATCGGTTGATGGTTTTTCTGGATAAAAGGCCATGTCATGTCCAGTTTATATAGACCCGAGGGCCTGGCAATGGGGAATTGTGAATGCTGCTGGATTAGCCCATCGCAGACAGGATCAACCTACGGCTCCCTTTGATGGATACTGCATCGTCATGGTGTCAAGTTTTGCATTCTCAGTGGAATTGATCTCCCAATTTTGATGGAGTAATTGGACTGATTCAAGCATACTTAGGTAATTCATTGACCATCTTGATCGGCAGGGTGTTCTTTATAGATTCCAAACTGAACGGTAGACACAATGAATAGTCTCAAATTACTTGGTAACCAGATAAGTTGAAACGAATCCATATTTATTTTCTCCATCTAAATTGTGTGCATACTAGATTGACATTCCCTCTATGGAATATCCCCTTCACTAGTTCATCTCATCCATACCAATATGCGGGGATCTGCGCAGCGGAGTAATGTCAGGGTCCATCACAGCTACGAGGTTGATCAGGGAGGAAACGTGAGACAAATATTATCACATCGAAAGACTGCATAATCCGTGACGACATCAAGTTATTTTTCGGTATACAGGCTAATTAAAGATACTATCGACCCAAAGTCGGATTATGAGATCACATTGTCTGACCCAAATACCCCTTATATGGCGCTTTACTGGCCTTCAGGGTAAGTAAGCTTCAAAAAAAGCTTCAAGCGAGGTGCCATTCACCTCAGGAAGATGCAACTTAATCGGGTATGTATCCAAAGTCTCATTAAAGTTCTTATCAAGCCCCTCCAATTCCTTCTTAGACTCATCTGCGCAGGTCGGCACTAGCCCGATGACTGAATTAGAGAGCCTGTCGACATACGtctccaagaagcgcaagatgGCACCAATGGGCATGCTAAGAGGTATGGGCCCTAAGAGGCCTTTTTGACTGACGAGCGCCTGGAGGAGATCTTGCTGGGTCTTGACAAACTGTAACGCTTTTAGTTTCGACGCTCGTAACgcgatggaaatggaaactCACGCCAGTAAAGGTTTCGCAAAGGTCCTTTTGGTCATCCTCGGCAAAGGTAGTGTTGCCTGAAGCTGCTATCATTGTTGTAGTCTCATTGGCATCGTGGACAATCTGGCGGAAGTTCTTGAACGCTTGCTAATGCACAAGTCAGCACATAGAGGGTCATGTACATGGTTGTGCTGAGTATATGGGCAGGTATACTAATCCATCTGCCTCCACATTCTCAGTATTAAGACCTTTGACCAGGTCCAACGTGTCGGCCGAAAGGGTAGTaatgttggagatgctgttggttACGTCTTTTGCTGTCAAGGCTTGCACGTGGCTCAACGATAGGACGGTAGCTAGAAGGAGGGATTTGAACTGCATGATGGCAGTGTTATAAATTGACTGCTGGAATATTACGGTATGGCGTTGTGGTTGTTCACCCTTTTGATCGATGGTGTTTGTAGTAGTAATGAAGCCTCCAGCAGAGGTGCTGAGGATATATACGTGTAGGCAGGTAAGGCTGTCACCGTCGCTACGGCTTCAGTCGACATGGCTCCCTTTGGGTGATACACCGCCGAGATGACGAATTCCCCATTCCAGTGAACACAATTTTCTTGTTTCACCAAATAGATCAGCTGCTTCAAAAACAGATAAGGCGACCTATCGTCCGCCACAGGCAACCTGATCTGCAGGAAGCTGTCTTGGTTTCACGTGGACAAGTTGAGTGATCTCATTCCACAGGGTACACCCATCTTCAGACACTCTGTAACGCTTGATTAATGTCCAATCATGTTCTCTTACAAGTGGTACAGTGTGCTGAGATGCTGTCGATACAACCAATTGAGGCAAGGCTAGCTGCTCTCAAGACACGCATATGAATATGTAAACCTACGATGAGGCAAAGATAATCAGGAAGAGTAGGACGTAGAGAAATAGGACTTTGTTACTATAAAGAAGAGACTATTGGTTTCAGTGCATAGGCGAGAAAGATGTCTCATCACATAATTTCCCCCAATGTATCTCAATACGTGTATGCACATGGAACAAGAGATAAATACCCCTGGATAAGACCCATATAGCATCAAGTTGCTACAACTTGGAGATTTAACCACGTCTCCAACATCATGGGAAGATGTTTCCATTTGAAACGATAATATTCGGTACCCGATAACTCAAGCCACCTGATTGATCAGGGAGACAACATGAGACAATCCTTTGCACGCAACGTCGTCCATGGAATGTAAAAGCCTGCATAACCTCGGCTATGACTGGCTGAATAGACAAACAATGATGGTCGAGTTGATAGCTAGGCAGCCCCAACTTTGCAAAATTTACAGTGGTCAGAAACAGTATGGTTGTTCAGTTCTGTTCAGTTCATTGTCGTCATACTATGTACTATCTAATCGCAATTAGTTCACCACGTCAATGCTAAAAACGTCCACGCCGTTCTGCAGCTGACTCTTTGTCGGCGCCTTTCCAAGCCTCAACAACTCAGACACTTGCATCACGGTCGGGTCGCGGCCTTGAGACGCAACCGCCACGACGGTCTCGCCCTTTGTGTAGTAGGCGACAAACTTTCCTgcggcagcatctccatccaaGATGACGTCGTCCCATCCAGACGCAATTGTGTTGCCGCTGTATCGCAGCTGGGCGCCAAGGGCGGACCAAAAGACTGGGATAAAAGGGTCGCTGGGTGTAGCTGGGTTCACAATGTGTGAGGCAACGGCACGGCCAGCGTTCTGGGCGACGTTCCAGTGCTCAATTCGAACGAGAGCCCCGTTGCCTCCAGGGCCCTGGTAAGGGTACGAGGCAATGTCTCCGATGGCGTAGACGTCCGAGAGTCCAGCAACCGCAAAGTGAGCATCGGTCTGAAGGGATCCATCCTTTTGCAGTTGGACTGCGCTGTTGTTTTTGAGGTAGCTCGTCTCGGGGGCCACGCCGACTCCCAGGATGACGAGATCCGCATCAAGCTTGGTACCGTCCTTGAGATAGACGGCACCTACCTTGGAGGAATCCGAGCTGGACGGCTCGGCCTTGTCGACGCCAGCGCTCAAGTAAAActtgatgcccttgccctccAGGGCCTTTTGGATGCCGGCGCCGACCTGCTCGCCAAGAACACGCTCC contains these protein-coding regions:
- a CDS encoding zinc-binding dehydrogenase domain-containing protein, which produces MCCSGCNLCGECVDCKGPVEKRLKGYVGTTLPGAFSDFTVVDARYAVVLPDTMSFVTAAPLTCAGATAWRAVQSTKAQPGEWIGIVGSGGGLGHLAIQFAVKAGVNVIAVDAREEGLELSRECGAQLVLDARKGDEQLTTAITEAIGDDKIKATIVLSDHETACDTACAITRPHGTIIQVAQPLRVSFPFRAIIFKDLHFEGSLVSGQKELEDMIHFVLKHKIRVKTNIYEDLDSVNLVADAARSGKVSGKLVVVLDRAAVEADKAKDCW
- a CDS encoding hydrophobic surface binding protein A domain-containing protein; the protein is MQFKSLLLATVLSLSHVQALTAKDVTNSISNITTLSADTLDLVKGLNTENVEADGLQAFKNFRQIVHDANETTTMIAASGNTTFAEDDQKDLCETFTGFVKTQQDLLQALVSQKGLLGPIPLSMPIGAILRFLETYVDRLSNSVIGLVPTCADESKKELEGLDKNFNETLDTYPIKLHLPEVNGTSLEAFFEAYLP